A stretch of Bacillus pseudomycoides DNA encodes these proteins:
- the cpdB gene encoding bifunctional 2',3'-cyclic-nucleotide 2'-phosphodiesterase/3'-nucleotidase codes for MKKSKKMLAGATLALGVMAPQVLPTTAHAEGQAEESTVKLRILETSDIHVNLMNYDYYQTKTDNKVGLVQTATLVNKAREEAKNSVLFDDGDAIQGTPLGDYVAQKGLDGEYVHPLYRLMNLMKYDVISLGNHEFNYGLNYLNKAISKTQFPVINSNVYKDDGDNNEENDENYFKPYHVFEKEVEDESGQKQKVKIGVMGFVPPQVMGWDKANLEGKVKAKDIVETAKKMVPKMKAEGADIIVALAHSGVDKSGYNAGMENASFYLATEVPDVDAVLMGHSHTVITDNFKGVPVVMPGVFGSNLGIIDMELKKVNGKWEVQKDKSVPSVRPISDSKGNALVESDKRLVDEIKDDHEATIKYVNTPVGKTTAPINSYFSLVQDDPSVQLVTNAQKWYVEKLFAENGQYSKYKGIPVLSAGAPFKAGGRNGATYYTDIPAGTLAIKNVADLYVYPNTLYAVKVNGAQVKEWLEMSAGQFNQIDPAKAEEQSLVNVNYPTYNFDILDGVKYEIDVTQPAKYDKDGKVVNQNANRIVNITYDGKPIADNQEFIVATNNYRGSSQTFPGVSKGEVVYQSQDETRQIITKYMKETPVINPAADQNWVFKPIVAEKLNTTFDSSPNAQKYIAKDGEISYVGPSENEFAKYAIDLTKKNDGDKPTTPPTTGEGNDGDKPTTPPTTGEGNDGDKPTTPPTTGEGNGGDNPTPPTTTGEGNGGDNPTPPTTTDEGNSGDKSTSPTNVSEDKETNKDDRDLPKTGANVFSTIGAGLAFIGAGIFMLFRRKKANQ; via the coding sequence GTGAAAAAGTCAAAGAAAATGTTAGCAGGAGCGACTCTTGCATTAGGCGTTATGGCTCCGCAAGTGCTGCCAACAACTGCTCATGCAGAGGGACAAGCGGAGGAGAGTACAGTTAAATTACGAATCTTAGAAACTTCTGATATTCATGTTAACTTAATGAACTACGATTATTATCAAACAAAAACGGATAATAAAGTTGGTCTAGTTCAAACTGCGACTCTTGTTAACAAAGCACGTGAAGAAGCAAAGAACTCTGTGCTATTTGATGATGGAGATGCGATACAAGGAACGCCGCTTGGGGATTATGTAGCACAAAAAGGCTTGGATGGAGAGTATGTCCACCCTTTATATCGTCTAATGAATTTAATGAAGTATGACGTCATTTCTCTTGGGAATCACGAGTTTAACTATGGTTTGAACTACTTAAATAAGGCGATTAGCAAAACACAGTTCCCAGTTATTAATTCAAATGTATACAAAGACGATGGCGATAATAATGAAGAGAATGATGAAAACTACTTTAAACCGTACCATGTTTTTGAAAAAGAAGTAGAAGATGAATCTGGTCAAAAGCAAAAAGTAAAGATTGGAGTAATGGGTTTTGTACCTCCGCAAGTTATGGGGTGGGATAAAGCGAATTTAGAAGGAAAAGTAAAAGCAAAAGACATCGTAGAAACTGCGAAGAAAATGGTTCCGAAAATGAAAGCAGAAGGTGCGGATATTATTGTTGCACTAGCTCACTCTGGTGTCGATAAAAGTGGTTACAATGCTGGGATGGAAAATGCATCATTCTATTTAGCAACAGAAGTTCCTGACGTTGATGCAGTGTTAATGGGACACTCGCATACGGTAATCACGGACAATTTTAAAGGTGTTCCCGTTGTGATGCCAGGTGTTTTCGGAAGTAATCTCGGTATCATTGATATGGAGCTGAAAAAGGTAAACGGCAAGTGGGAAGTACAAAAAGATAAATCGGTCCCAAGTGTGCGTCCGATTTCTGATAGTAAAGGAAATGCATTAGTAGAGTCTGATAAAAGACTAGTTGATGAAATAAAAGATGATCATGAGGCGACAATTAAATATGTAAATACTCCTGTTGGTAAAACGACAGCACCAATTAACAGTTATTTTTCACTTGTACAAGATGATCCATCTGTACAACTTGTAACGAATGCTCAAAAATGGTATGTAGAAAAGCTATTTGCAGAAAATGGACAATACAGTAAATATAAAGGAATCCCAGTCTTATCAGCAGGTGCACCTTTTAAAGCAGGCGGCCGAAATGGTGCAACTTATTATACTGATATTCCAGCAGGGACTTTAGCGATTAAAAACGTCGCTGATTTATATGTATATCCAAATACTCTATATGCTGTAAAAGTAAATGGTGCACAAGTAAAAGAATGGCTTGAAATGTCTGCAGGTCAGTTCAACCAAATTGATCCAGCGAAGGCAGAAGAACAATCGTTAGTAAATGTAAACTATCCTACATATAACTTTGATATTTTAGATGGCGTAAAATACGAAATTGATGTTACACAACCAGCAAAGTATGATAAGGATGGGAAAGTAGTAAACCAAAATGCAAATCGTATTGTGAATATAACATATGATGGGAAACCGATAGCTGATAATCAAGAATTTATTGTTGCTACAAATAACTATCGTGGCAGCAGTCAAACATTCCCTGGTGTAAGTAAAGGTGAAGTTGTATATCAATCTCAAGACGAAACGCGTCAAATCATTACGAAATATATGAAAGAAACACCTGTTATTAATCCAGCAGCAGATCAAAACTGGGTATTTAAGCCAATTGTTGCTGAGAAATTAAATACTACATTTGACTCATCACCAAATGCGCAAAAATACATTGCGAAAGATGGGGAAATCTCTTATGTGGGTCCATCTGAAAATGAGTTTGCGAAGTATGCAATTGATTTAACGAAAAAGAATGATGGGGACAAACCAACAACACCGCCAACGACAGGTGAAGGAAACGATGGGGACAAACCAACAACACCGCCAACGACAGGTGAAGGAAACGATGGGGACAAACCAACAACACCGCCAACGACAGGTGAAGGAAACGGTGGGGATAACCCAACACCGCCAACAACGACAGGTGAAGGAAACGGTGGGGATAACCCAACACCGCCAACAACAACAGATGAAGGAAACAGCGGGGACAAATCAACATCACCTACCAACGTAAGTGAGGATAAAGAAACAAACAAAGATGATCGTGATTTACCAAAAACGGGAGCGAATGTCTTCTCTACAATTGGAGCGGGTCTTGCGTTTATTGGAGCTGGTATTTTCATGCTCTTTAGAAGAAAAAAAGCAAATCAATAA
- a CDS encoding GDSL-type esterase/lipase family protein — MKKVILIIVCLLLLIISYSHFEKNDETTKQKEKSASSTPHWIDKQTNDSFYHLVLGDSLAKGYGSTQGGFAELASKQIEEQIHKPIRVENLGVNGLTTDRLVQKIQAEEVQQKIKEANIITINIGGNNLFRLNRDVGVIDGMKMLNKEKAHFEEDVKNIVKTVRTLNPNALLILSELYNPLQLDDSIASYADMFLDGWNDAVYSISKANQPSIVLPIRKLISNNKKDLLYDQVHPNDKGYEIIANAFTKQVLSYKY, encoded by the coding sequence ATGAAAAAAGTCATCTTAATTATTGTTTGTCTCCTCCTTCTAATCATTTCTTATTCGCATTTTGAAAAGAACGATGAGACAACAAAACAAAAGGAAAAATCAGCATCATCTACTCCTCATTGGATTGATAAACAAACGAATGACTCTTTTTATCATCTTGTGTTAGGAGATTCGCTTGCAAAGGGATATGGCTCGACACAAGGAGGGTTTGCCGAATTAGCTTCCAAGCAAATAGAGGAACAAATTCACAAACCGATTAGAGTAGAAAACCTTGGAGTGAACGGACTTACAACAGATCGTCTCGTTCAAAAAATCCAGGCAGAAGAAGTGCAACAAAAAATTAAAGAAGCAAATATAATTACCATTAATATTGGAGGAAATAATTTATTCCGCTTAAATCGTGATGTAGGTGTTATAGATGGTATGAAAATGTTAAATAAAGAAAAAGCTCATTTTGAAGAAGACGTAAAAAACATTGTAAAGACAGTCCGGACTCTCAACCCGAATGCTTTACTCATTCTATCTGAGCTCTATAACCCTCTACAACTCGATGATTCAATTGCTTCTTATGCAGATATGTTTTTAGATGGCTGGAATGATGCAGTTTACTCAATTTCAAAAGCGAATCAACCGTCCATTGTTTTACCAATTCGAAAATTAATATCAAATAATAAAAAAGATTTATTATACGACCAAGTACATCCAAACGATAAAGGCTATGAAATTATCGCTAATGCATTCACAAAGCAAGTATTATCCTATAAATATTGA
- a CDS encoding MarR family winged helix-turn-helix transcriptional regulator, with translation MASREWERIVDHLLSLVPLFYRKFMLPGEISSQRHMPPSHTQVLLLLHERGTLAVSEIGKRLAISRPNMTPLLNKLIQEELIERHYSEKDRRVILISLTAEGKSFVSQYQQFILDKLQENFQTLSEEEREQLIHSLQTIQNLILKTNV, from the coding sequence ATGGCATCACGTGAGTGGGAACGTATTGTTGATCATCTTCTTTCGTTAGTGCCTCTTTTTTATCGCAAATTTATGCTTCCTGGAGAAATTTCTTCACAAAGGCACATGCCGCCGTCTCATACACAGGTTTTACTGCTATTGCATGAACGTGGCACATTAGCAGTGTCAGAAATCGGAAAGCGATTGGCGATTTCAAGACCAAACATGACACCGCTATTAAATAAATTGATTCAGGAAGAACTCATAGAGCGTCATTACAGCGAAAAAGATCGACGGGTCATTTTAATTTCTCTTACGGCTGAAGGGAAATCATTCGTAAGTCAGTATCAACAATTTATTTTAGACAAACTACAAGAAAACTTTCAAACATTATCTGAAGAAGAGCGGGAACAACTCATTCACTCTCTTCAAACCATTCAAAATTTAATTTTGAAAACAAACGTGTAA
- a CDS encoding DUF2062 domain-containing protein, with translation MQTSKKTYSFFQRIWRVPKFHYYKLLRSPEGAKTVSRGFAIGFALEMLVIYTASLVYLIFYPIVRLAKGSFPAAVIGNIIGKVSFLPVLLFPFAYALGKILYPFEIKVTHHKPYTIHDVFSSNIFTMLKSLLQSEIYVLIGMTILGVIFGIISYFVVHYLYEKNRKLRLKKRKKRTREPLVQI, from the coding sequence GTGCAAACAAGTAAAAAAACATATTCATTTTTTCAACGTATTTGGAGAGTACCGAAATTTCATTATTATAAATTGCTTCGTTCACCAGAAGGGGCAAAGACGGTGTCACGTGGATTTGCGATTGGATTTGCTTTGGAAATGCTAGTGATCTATACAGCATCGCTTGTTTATTTGATTTTTTATCCAATCGTGCGCTTAGCAAAGGGGTCCTTTCCCGCAGCGGTTATTGGGAATATTATTGGGAAAGTATCGTTTCTCCCGGTATTATTGTTTCCGTTTGCGTATGCGTTAGGGAAAATTTTATATCCGTTTGAAATAAAGGTAACGCATCATAAACCATATACAATACATGATGTGTTCTCAAGTAATATTTTTACTATGTTAAAGAGTTTGCTGCAGAGTGAAATATATGTATTAATTGGGATGACAATTTTAGGGGTTATATTTGGGATAATATCTTATTTTGTTGTACATTATTTATATGAAAAAAATCGTAAGTTACGTTTGAAAAAAAGAAAAAAAAGAACGAGAGAACCACTTGTACAAATATAA
- the argF gene encoding ornithine carbamoyltransferase, whose protein sequence is MSTIQVPKLQTKDLLTLEELTQEEIIALIEFAIYLKQNKHEPLLDGKILGLIFDKHSTRTRVSFEAGMVQLGGHGMFLSGKEMQLGRGESVSDTAKVLSHYIDGIMIRTFSHTDVEELAKEASIPVINGLTDDHHPCQALADLMTIYEEVHTFKGIKLAYVGDGNNVCHSLLLASAKVGMNMTVATPSGYEPNEQIVKRALEIANETGANIEVLHDPELTVKDADFIYTDVWMSMGQEDTEEKYKLFQPFQVNEKLVQHAKATYRFLHCLPAHREEEVTGGIIDGSTSIVFEQAGNRLHAQKALLVSLLQSIKKPS, encoded by the coding sequence ATGTCAACTATACAAGTGCCGAAATTACAAACGAAAGATCTTTTAACATTAGAGGAACTGACGCAAGAGGAAATAATTGCACTAATTGAGTTTGCTATTTATTTAAAACAGAATAAACATGAACCTTTATTGGACGGGAAAATATTAGGACTCATTTTTGATAAACATTCAACTCGTACACGTGTCTCTTTCGAAGCAGGAATGGTACAACTTGGTGGACATGGAATGTTTCTAAGTGGAAAAGAAATGCAGCTTGGCCGAGGAGAAAGTGTTTCAGACACGGCAAAAGTATTATCCCATTATATTGATGGGATCATGATTCGTACATTTTCACACACGGATGTAGAGGAGCTTGCGAAAGAAGCAAGTATTCCTGTTATCAATGGATTGACAGATGATCATCATCCGTGCCAGGCATTAGCAGATTTGATGACAATTTATGAAGAAGTCCATACATTTAAAGGAATTAAACTAGCTTACGTCGGCGATGGAAATAACGTATGCCACTCCTTACTTTTGGCAAGTGCAAAAGTCGGTATGAATATGACAGTAGCGACTCCATCAGGGTATGAACCGAATGAGCAAATTGTAAAGCGTGCACTAGAAATTGCAAATGAGACGGGAGCAAATATTGAAGTCTTACATGATCCGGAGTTGACAGTGAAAGATGCAGATTTTATCTATACTGATGTTTGGATGAGTATGGGGCAAGAGGATACGGAAGAGAAATATAAATTATTTCAGCCGTTTCAAGTGAATGAAAAGCTTGTTCAGCATGCGAAAGCAACATATCGTTTCTTACATTGTTTACCTGCTCATCGTGAAGAGGAAGTAACAGGAGGAATTATAGATGGGTCTACTTCTATTGTCTTTGAGCAAGCGGGGAATCGCTTGCATGCTCAAAAAGCGTTATTAGTCAGTTTGCTTCAAAGCATCAAAAAACCTTCCTAA
- a CDS encoding acetylornithine transaminase: MSSHIFPTYGRRGIEIVQGNGTKIIDESGKKYLDFTSGIAVCNLGHCHPVLVEAMTKQLQEIWHISNLFPHKVQEKVAALLTEGRELDYVFFCNSGAEANEAALKLARKHTGKSLVLTFQQSFHGRTFGTMSATGQEKVKRGFGPLLPSFLHIPFNDIEALREAMNEEVAAVMVEVVLGEGGVLPADISFLQEIEQLCRRYGALYIIDEVQTGMGRTGTLFAYEQTGTSPDIVTTAKALGNGIPVGAMLGEKKLMSTFSAGVHGSTFGGNYIAMTAAREVLQIMKQPSFLQEVKGKGEYLLQKLKKELHDIEWITDIRGRGLMIGVVCQHDVTSIIEQLEKEGLLVLQAGTNVLRLLPPLIVTNEEINEAINIMKRVICSQKSSIL; the protein is encoded by the coding sequence ATGAGCAGTCATATATTTCCTACATACGGGAGAAGAGGTATTGAAATTGTTCAAGGAAATGGAACAAAGATTATAGATGAAAGTGGAAAAAAGTATTTAGACTTTACTTCTGGAATTGCTGTATGTAATTTAGGGCATTGTCATCCTGTACTTGTAGAAGCAATGACAAAGCAATTACAGGAAATCTGGCATATATCAAACCTTTTTCCGCACAAAGTACAAGAAAAAGTAGCTGCATTGTTAACAGAGGGGCGGGAATTAGATTACGTATTCTTTTGTAATAGCGGAGCAGAAGCGAATGAAGCTGCACTTAAATTAGCACGTAAGCATACAGGGAAATCCCTTGTTTTAACATTTCAGCAATCCTTTCATGGTAGAACTTTTGGAACAATGAGTGCAACTGGACAAGAGAAAGTCAAAAGGGGATTCGGTCCACTTCTTCCGTCTTTTTTACATATTCCTTTTAATGATATAGAAGCACTCAGGGAGGCAATGAATGAAGAGGTGGCTGCAGTTATGGTGGAAGTTGTTCTAGGAGAGGGAGGTGTCTTACCTGCCGACATTTCCTTTTTGCAAGAGATAGAACAGTTATGTAGACGATATGGAGCCCTTTATATAATCGACGAGGTACAAACTGGAATGGGAAGAACGGGAACGTTGTTTGCTTATGAACAGACTGGAACCTCCCCAGATATTGTTACGACGGCAAAAGCGCTTGGAAATGGTATTCCGGTTGGAGCGATGCTTGGAGAGAAAAAGCTTATGTCCACTTTTTCAGCTGGGGTGCATGGTTCAACGTTTGGCGGAAACTATATTGCAATGACAGCAGCAAGAGAAGTATTGCAAATTATGAAGCAACCATCTTTTTTACAAGAAGTGAAGGGAAAGGGAGAATATTTACTTCAAAAGCTAAAAAAAGAATTACATGATATAGAATGGATTACGGATATTCGCGGAAGAGGACTTATGATTGGAGTCGTTTGTCAGCATGACGTTACATCAATTATAGAACAGTTAGAGAAAGAGGGGCTTCTCGTACTACAAGCTGGCACGAATGTTTTGCGGCTTTTACCACCTCTCATTGTCACGAATGAAGAAATAAATGAAGCAATAAATATAATGAAAAGAGTAATTTGTTCGCAAAAATCATCAATATTATAA
- the argB gene encoding acetylglutamate kinase has protein sequence MSEYIVVKCGGSMLERLDHVFFECIERLKETYQVIIVHGGGPEIDAKLQQCNISIEKKNGLRVTTKEVMNVVQMVLCGSTNKKMVMNFQKHGLHAIGISGCDGNLLRVQPLDMDIGYVGEVSGVETSILKGLLDLNYIPVIAPIGVRGDQIYNINADTAAAGIAYAIGAKELLFITDVDGVLCKGELLKKTDEIELLHLIKEGIITGGMIPKVQAALASIKMGVRRVSIVNGAKHFVGTSDGWIGTTVTKGVNII, from the coding sequence ATGAGTGAGTATATTGTAGTAAAATGCGGCGGGAGTATGTTAGAGCGCTTAGATCATGTGTTTTTTGAATGTATAGAGAGACTGAAAGAAACATACCAAGTTATTATTGTTCATGGCGGTGGACCAGAAATTGATGCAAAGCTACAACAATGTAATATTTCAATTGAAAAGAAGAACGGATTACGTGTGACGACAAAAGAAGTGATGAATGTTGTTCAAATGGTTTTATGCGGGAGCACGAATAAAAAAATGGTAATGAATTTTCAAAAACATGGCTTACACGCAATTGGAATCTCTGGTTGTGACGGGAATTTACTTAGGGTTCAGCCCCTTGATATGGATATTGGATATGTCGGAGAAGTTAGCGGTGTAGAGACCTCAATATTAAAAGGGTTACTAGATTTGAATTATATTCCGGTCATTGCTCCGATTGGGGTAAGGGGAGACCAAATTTATAACATAAATGCAGATACTGCTGCAGCTGGAATTGCATATGCGATCGGGGCAAAAGAATTGCTCTTTATTACGGATGTAGACGGTGTACTGTGTAAAGGGGAATTGTTAAAGAAAACGGATGAAATAGAGCTTTTACATCTCATAAAAGAAGGGATTATTACAGGGGGAATGATTCCGAAAGTACAGGCAGCTCTTGCTTCAATAAAGATGGGAGTCCGGCGTGTCAGCATTGTAAACGGTGCAAAACATTTTGTTGGAACATCAGATGGCTGGATTGGAACGACAGTAACAAAAGGGGTGAATATTATATGA
- the argJ gene encoding bifunctional glutamate N-acetyltransferase/amino-acid acetyltransferase ArgJ has translation MIGVDSIIKIATGSIVTPKGFATIGVQVGLKNGKKDMGAIVCDVPANCGAVYTTNQFQAAPVQVTKESIAAEGKLQAIVVNSGNANACTGMQGLRDAYEMRTLAAEQFHVQENHVAVASTGVIGVPLPMDVIRTGISSLVPTKEEEKVDSFYEAILTTDLMTKHSCYQLKIEGKEVKIAGTAKGSGMIHPNMATMLSFITTDVNIEQEAIQLALSEVTNHTFNQITVDGDTSTNDMVVVMASGLSGTTAIHTGHAEWEKFKVALQKVCEDLAKKIAKDGEGATKLIEVNVYGARTVEEGNKIAKQIVGSSLVKTAMYGEDANWGRIISAIGQSGVAIEPTTVDIAVQSISVLQGSEPQVFLEKEMKHKLKQPEIVIDVHLYLGEEKGRAWGCDLSYEYVKINACYRT, from the coding sequence ATGATTGGAGTAGATTCTATTATCAAAATTGCGACTGGATCAATTGTAACGCCAAAAGGTTTTGCCACGATTGGTGTTCAGGTAGGATTGAAAAATGGAAAAAAAGATATGGGAGCGATTGTTTGTGATGTTCCTGCTAATTGCGGAGCTGTGTATACAACAAATCAATTTCAAGCAGCGCCAGTGCAAGTTACAAAAGAAAGTATCGCTGCGGAAGGGAAATTGCAAGCAATTGTTGTAAATAGCGGGAATGCAAATGCTTGTACAGGAATGCAGGGATTACGAGATGCATATGAAATGAGAACCTTGGCAGCAGAACAATTCCATGTACAAGAAAATCATGTAGCGGTTGCTTCAACAGGTGTTATAGGAGTTCCTTTGCCAATGGATGTAATTCGTACTGGAATTTCATCGCTTGTTCCAACGAAAGAAGAAGAAAAAGTAGATTCCTTTTATGAAGCGATATTAACAACAGATCTTATGACGAAGCACTCGTGTTATCAGTTAAAGATTGAAGGGAAAGAAGTAAAGATTGCTGGGACAGCAAAAGGATCTGGGATGATTCATCCTAATATGGCGACGATGCTTAGTTTTATTACAACAGACGTAAATATAGAACAAGAAGCAATCCAGCTAGCATTATCAGAAGTTACGAATCATACATTTAATCAAATTACTGTGGACGGAGATACATCCACAAATGATATGGTCGTTGTGATGGCAAGTGGTTTATCAGGAACAACTGCTATTCATACCGGTCATGCGGAGTGGGAGAAGTTTAAGGTTGCTTTGCAAAAGGTATGTGAGGATTTAGCGAAGAAAATTGCTAAAGATGGTGAAGGGGCTACTAAGTTAATTGAAGTAAATGTATACGGAGCACGAACAGTAGAAGAAGGGAATAAGATAGCGAAACAAATTGTTGGTTCAAGTCTTGTGAAAACAGCAATGTATGGTGAAGATGCAAATTGGGGTCGCATTATTAGTGCGATTGGGCAAAGTGGAGTTGCGATTGAACCTACCACTGTTGATATTGCTGTTCAGTCTATTTCTGTTTTACAAGGGAGTGAGCCGCAAGTGTTCCTTGAGAAGGAAATGAAACATAAATTAAAGCAACCTGAAATTGTTATAGATGTTCATTTATACCTTGGAGAGGAAAAAGGGAGGGCTTGGGGCTGCGACTTAAGCTATGAATATGTGAAAATCAATGCTTGTTATCGTACGTAA
- the argC gene encoding N-acetyl-gamma-glutamyl-phosphate reductase, whose translation MKVAIIGATGYGGIELIRLLHHHPHFSIASLHSFSQVGECITNAYPHLRNFIVHTLQEIDVDVIAKEASIVFLATPAGVSAHITPRLLAAGLKVIDLSGDFRMLNPHTYETWYKKPAANEETLQQAVYGLSEWKKPAIQETELIANPGCFATAALLAAAPLIQNGIIEADSLIIDAKSGVSGAGKTPTTMTHFPELYDNFHIYKVNEHQHVPEIEQMLTEWDQQTKPITFSTHLIPISRGIMVTLYAKAKRDVHTQILQKLYEETYCHAPFVRIRPKGEFPSPKEVRGSNYCDIGTAYDKRTGRITVVSVIDNMMKGAAGQAIQNANLLAGLEETAGLQYMPFYP comes from the coding sequence ATGAAAGTTGCGATTATTGGAGCAACAGGATATGGAGGAATTGAGTTAATAAGGTTATTACATCATCATCCACATTTTTCGATTGCATCTCTTCATTCTTTTTCACAAGTAGGAGAATGTATAACAAATGCATATCCGCATTTGCGAAATTTTATTGTCCATACGTTACAAGAAATCGACGTGGATGTAATAGCGAAGGAAGCAAGTATTGTATTTTTAGCGACGCCAGCAGGGGTTTCGGCGCATATAACGCCAAGATTGCTAGCGGCAGGATTAAAAGTTATTGATTTATCAGGCGATTTTCGTATGTTAAATCCTCATACGTATGAAACATGGTATAAAAAACCTGCTGCGAACGAAGAAACTCTTCAACAGGCTGTGTATGGATTAAGCGAATGGAAAAAGCCGGCGATTCAAGAAACAGAATTGATTGCAAATCCAGGCTGTTTTGCAACAGCAGCATTATTAGCAGCTGCTCCATTAATACAAAACGGGATAATAGAGGCAGACTCACTTATTATCGATGCGAAATCAGGGGTGTCAGGAGCGGGAAAGACACCGACAACAATGACTCATTTTCCAGAGCTTTATGATAATTTTCATATTTATAAGGTCAATGAGCACCAGCATGTTCCAGAGATTGAACAAATGCTTACCGAGTGGGACCAACAGACAAAACCCATTACATTTAGTACACATTTAATTCCGATATCGAGAGGGATTATGGTTACTCTCTATGCAAAGGCAAAACGAGATGTCCATACACAGATATTACAGAAGTTATATGAAGAAACGTATTGTCATGCTCCTTTTGTGCGTATCCGTCCTAAAGGGGAGTTTCCAAGTCCAAAAGAAGTAAGGGGTTCAAATTATTGTGATATAGGAACGGCTTATGATAAACGAACCGGACGTATTACAGTTGTATCCGTTATCGACAATATGATGAAAGGGGCCGCTGGGCAAGCAATTCAAAATGCAAACTTATTAGCAGGGCTAGAGGAAACAGCGGGCTTACAATATATGCCGTTCTATCCATAA
- a CDS encoding YqzH family protein, translating to MNEKLIEKMLIKSFRQYQCKPVSKEDQEILIQNIQTTISSEPDIDVYEAIEDIVYEYITGK from the coding sequence ATGAATGAGAAATTAATCGAAAAGATGTTAATAAAAAGTTTTCGGCAATATCAATGTAAACCTGTTTCAAAAGAGGATCAGGAAATCCTAATTCAAAATATCCAAACAACGATTAGTTCGGAACCTGATATCGATGTATATGAAGCAATTGAGGATATTGTTTATGAATATATTACGGGAAAGTAA